From the genome of Thermoflexus sp.:
GCAGGCGGAGGGAGGAGAGGTTACGACGGTTGGGCCATTCGTCCCCGAACCGCATCAACCCCCGGATGGCGGTGGGGGTCGTGTAGAGCACCGTCACCCCGTATTTCTCCACAATGCTCCACCAGCGATCCGGATACGGATACGTCGGCGCTCCCTCATACATCACGCTGGTGGCCCCCAGCATCAATGGCGCATAGACGATATAGGAGTGCCCCGTTACCCACCCGGGGTCCGCCGTGCACCACCAGATGTCCTCATCCTTGATGTCAAAGACCCATTTCATCGTGGTGTAGATGAAGACCGCATAGCCGCCGTGCACATGGACCTGGCCCTTGGGGGCGCCGGTGGTGCCGGAGGTGTAAAGGATGTAAAGGGGATCCTCGGCGTCGGTGACCTCCACCGGGCACTCGCCCTGGGCGAAGGGGAGCCGCGCCAGCTCATCGTAGAAATAATCCCGCCCCGGCTCCATGGGCACCTCGTGGCGGGTGCGGCGGACAACCAGCACATGCTCCACAGAGGGAGCACGGCGGACCGCTTCGTCAACGGTGCGCTTGGTCTCCACGATACGCCCGTTCATGTATCCGCCGTCGGCGGTGATCACCAGGCGGGATTTGGAGTCCTCGATGCGGGTGTGGAGGGCTTCCACCGAGAAGCCGGCGAAAACCACGCTGTGGATCGCCCCGATGCGGGCGCAGGCCAGCATGGCGATGGGCAGCTCGGGGATCCGGGGCATATAGATGGTCACCCGGTCGCCCTTGCGCACCCCCAGGGCCTTCAGGACGTTGGCGAAGCGATTGACTTCCTTGTAGAGATCATAATAGCTGAGGACCCGGCGCTCGCCGTTCTCCGCCTCCCAGTAGAGGGCCACCTTGTTCTTGCGCCAGGTCTTCATGTGGCGGTCCACGGCGTTGTAGCAGATGTTGATCTTGCCGCCGACGAACCACTTGTAGAAGGGCTTCCCGCTGTCATCCAGAACGCGATCCCATTTCCGGAACCACTCCAGCTCCTCCGCGCGCTCGGCCCAGAACGCCTCGAGGTCCTGCATCGCCCGCTGGTAGAGGGAGGGGTAATCCTTGATGTAGGCGCGCTCCAGGACCTCGGGGGAAGGATAATACACCTCGCCGCTCAGGTGGCGGATATCCGCCACAATCTCCTTCACCGCCATGGTCACCCTCCTTAAGAAAAAATTCCCCGCGGCGGGGATCGTCCCCGCCGGGGATGGTTGCCCGTTTCTTTCCACACCTCGCTACCACACCGCGATCAGCCGGACCGGACCCCCGGAGGCGCCTTCAATGCGCAGGGCGCCGACGAAGACCATCGCCCCCGCGGGCGGGATCCGCCCCAGGTTGGCGACGTTCTCCAGCCCCCACTTGTTGGCGGGGAGGATGGTGTAGTGCGTCTTGAAATCCCGGGAGGCCCCATAGTCCAGGCTCAGGGTGTCCACGCCGATGCCGACGATGTTGCGCTCCTTCAGGAGGAACTCCGCTGTGTCCGGGTGGAAGCCCGGGAAGTGCATCACCCCCTGGGCATCCATGTTTCGATAAGCCGCCTCATCGCCCACCCGGGCCCCCCATCCGCTCCACATGAACACCACGGCGCCGTCCGGCAGCCGCCCGTAACGCCGCTCCCAGGCCCGGATGTCATCGGGAGTCAGCTGGGCGTCCGGGTTCCGCCGCGCCCGGTCCCGGATGTCGATGACCGCCGCGGGGGCGACCAGGACCTCCGCCGGAAGGCGCTCGATCGTCAGGGCGTTCTTCCCGAAGTGAACCGGGGCGTCCATATGAGTGCCGTGGTGCTCGTAGATGTGCCAGCGGTTGGCGTAGAAGCCGTGTTGCGCGTGGTTGAAGACGTTCTCGATCTCCAGCCGGGGAGCGCCGGGCCAGATGGGGAAGCGGGGGTTCTGCACATAGGTGAGGTCCACCTTGCGCTGGAAGACGCGGACAGCGGTCCGCACCACCACGCCGACGGGGGCGGAAGCGGCCTCGCCGTAAGCGGGCTTCTGCCAGGAGACGAACCCGTGGGCGCTCACCAGGGTAGCAGCCGGATGCGGGGCCACCTGATAGCCGAAGGGTCCCAGAGTGCCTTTGGGGGGGATCGCCTCCGCCAGCCAGACCGCCGACTGGAGATCCCCGCCTTCCGCCTCAAAGCCCCGGAACCATGCCCTCGGAGGGGTGGCCGTGGCAGCGACGAAATCCGCGTTGCGGGGGACGTGGCCGGCGATATAGAGGTCGGAGATCGTCTCTTCCGTGAGGTTGCGGATGGTGAGGGTAAAGGAAACAAGGTCGCCTTCGCGCGCGCCGTGGATTTCCACAGTCAGCCAGGGCCAGACCGTTAGACGTGGAGCAGGGAGCATCGCGGCGGCCATCGCGCCGCCCATCATTTTGAGGAAATCCCGGCGGCTCCAGGCCCGCGCCATCGCCTCGTAGACCTGCGGCCCACACATGGCTCCCTCCCTTCCACGACTTGCTTTTTACCATATTTAGCAATGGGCGGCAGCTTTCTGTCAAGAGCCATGCGCCATATGTGAGGCCCGGAGCCGGATCTCCCGCGTGCGCCTTCCCGATCACGCGCGCACGTAATGCATGGCGCCGAGATGACGGGCCATCCCCTTCAGCTCCATCATCGTCAACGCGCTGCTCACCTGCGCCACCGACAGCCCGGCCGCCCGCGCGATGTCATCGATGTGCTGGGGCTCCCGGCTGAGCACCTCCAGCAGGCGCGCTTCGGTCGGATCCGCAGGCAGCTGAAGCTGGGCTTCCACCTGCTGGGCCGCCGTCGACCAGTTGAGGGCTTCCAGAAGCTCATTCGGGGAAGTCACCGGGGTCGCTCCATCCCGGATCAGCCGGTTGGTTCCCTGGCTGGCCGGGGAGAAAATGCTTCCCGGAACGGCGAAGACCTCCCGCCCCTGATCCGCCGCATGGGACGCCGTGATCAGCGCCCCGCTGGTCGCCCCGGCCTCCACGACCAGCACGCCCACCGCCAGGCCGCTGATCAATCGGTTCCGGGCCGGGAAGTTCCCCGGCTCGGCCGGCGCCCCCAGCGGGAGCTCGGAGATCAGCGCCCCGCGCTCCATGATCCGCGCCGCCAGATGGGCATGCTCGAGGGGATACACGCGATCCACCCCGCACGGCAACACCGCCAGGGTTCGCCCGCCCGCCTTCAGCGCGGCCTCATGGGCGATGGCATCGATCCCGCGGGCCAGCCCGCTGACAATGGGGATCCCGGATCGCGCCAGCTCCCCGGCGAACCATTCCGCCGCCTGCCGCCCGTAGGCCGTCGGCCGGCGGGTCCCCACAATGGCTAGCGCCCATCGATCCGCCTCCGTGAGATGGCCCCGGATGAACAGCACCGGCGGCGGATCCGGGATGCGGCGCAACAGCAGGGGATAGGCGGGATCTTCCCACGTGAGGGCCTTCGCCCCCGACCGCTCCAGCTGCTCCCGCTCCCGATCCGGATGGAGCCGTCGCCTCGCCTCCGCCAGGTTCCGGATGGTGCGCTGATCCAGCCCGGCGGCCCGCCATGCCCCCTCGTCCGCTTCCCACGCCGCCCGCAGATTCCCGAAATACTGCAGCAGGGCCCGCAGGCGCGCTGGCCCAATCCCCATCACCCGGTTGAACGCCAGCCAGTAGCCCAGATCATCCACAGGAACCCCCCCGAGATGGCTTCTCCTCCTGAAAAGATGATAGCGGGCACAAGGAGCGACCCGGGGAGAGATCAAGGGGTGTTCTCATCCGCGACCATACGCCGGAGACGGGTTGCCAGGAGACGATAGAAATAGGAGCGGTCCCGAAGCCGGAGGAAGCGCGCGCTGAACGGCGCCGCCGCG
Proteins encoded in this window:
- a CDS encoding cyclase family protein, coding for MCGPQVYEAMARAWSRRDFLKMMGGAMAAAMLPAPRLTVWPWLTVEIHGAREGDLVSFTLTIRNLTEETISDLYIAGHVPRNADFVAATATPPRAWFRGFEAEGGDLQSAVWLAEAIPPKGTLGPFGYQVAPHPAATLVSAHGFVSWQKPAYGEAASAPVGVVVRTAVRVFQRKVDLTYVQNPRFPIWPGAPRLEIENVFNHAQHGFYANRWHIYEHHGTHMDAPVHFGKNALTIERLPAEVLVAPAAVIDIRDRARRNPDAQLTPDDIRAWERRYGRLPDGAVVFMWSGWGARVGDEAAYRNMDAQGVMHFPGFHPDTAEFLLKERNIVGIGVDTLSLDYGASRDFKTHYTILPANKWGLENVANLGRIPPAGAMVFVGALRIEGASGGPVRLIAVW
- the dprA gene encoding DNA-processing protein DprA — translated: MDDLGYWLAFNRVMGIGPARLRALLQYFGNLRAAWEADEGAWRAAGLDQRTIRNLAEARRRLHPDREREQLERSGAKALTWEDPAYPLLLRRIPDPPPVLFIRGHLTEADRWALAIVGTRRPTAYGRQAAEWFAGELARSGIPIVSGLARGIDAIAHEAALKAGGRTLAVLPCGVDRVYPLEHAHLAARIMERGALISELPLGAPAEPGNFPARNRLISGLAVGVLVVEAGATSGALITASHAADQGREVFAVPGSIFSPASQGTNRLIRDGATPVTSPNELLEALNWSTAAQQVEAQLQLPADPTEARLLEVLSREPQHIDDIARAAGLSVAQVSSALTMMELKGMARHLGAMHYVRA
- the acs gene encoding acetate--CoA ligase, translating into MAVKEIVADIRHLSGEVYYPSPEVLERAYIKDYPSLYQRAMQDLEAFWAERAEELEWFRKWDRVLDDSGKPFYKWFVGGKINICYNAVDRHMKTWRKNKVALYWEAENGERRVLSYYDLYKEVNRFANVLKALGVRKGDRVTIYMPRIPELPIAMLACARIGAIHSVVFAGFSVEALHTRIEDSKSRLVITADGGYMNGRIVETKRTVDEAVRRAPSVEHVLVVRRTRHEVPMEPGRDYFYDELARLPFAQGECPVEVTDAEDPLYILYTSGTTGAPKGQVHVHGGYAVFIYTTMKWVFDIKDEDIWWCTADPGWVTGHSYIVYAPLMLGATSVMYEGAPTYPYPDRWWSIVEKYGVTVLYTTPTAIRGLMRFGDEWPNRRNLSSLRLLGTVGEPINPEAWRWYYRVIGKGRCPIMDTWWMTETGGFMITPMPCIPLKPGSATLPFPGIRADVVDESGNPCPPGVEGYLVIQTPWPGMTRTLYGDPERYVKTYWSRYPGWFFTGDSARRDEDGYFYIIGRVDDVLKVSGYRLGTAEIESALVAHPAVAEAAAIGLPHEVKGEGIHCYVILKAGYSPSEALAEELRQHVAQLIGPIARPEAIHFVDKLPKTRSGKIMRRVLRARALGLPEGDLSTLEE